The genomic interval TTGTCCAGCAATAGAAGAGACATGGAAGTAGTCTAGTTTTTTAAAGATAAAATTTTTAGTAAATCCACCAAGAGAAACAAGCGCATGAATATGAGGATTCCATTTTAAATCTCTACCAAAAGTATGAATAACAGTGATAAGTCCATAGTGGACAATATCAGAGTTAGTGAAATAATCTGGAGAAGATTTAGGAACTTTAATTTTTCTATTATTCTTTTTATAGATATTATGAAATTGATATTCTAAAGTTTTATTGACAGCGCTTGCTAGTTTAGAAAGAAGCTCTCTATCGTAAAAGAAAAAAGGTCTTAATTCTTCAGGAATGGTAAAAAGAATATGTCTGTGAGGTACATTAAGAATATCATTAGTCATCTTTTGTGTCCAAGTAGCAGAATATTTAAATCCACAAGAAGGACAAAGTCTAGATTTACAAGTAATAGGAATAGTATGATAATGACCACACTCAGTACAAGAGTATTTAATGAAACCAGCTTTAGAATCGCGACAAAGCATAAATCTGTTGATAGAATTTTTAATGTATTCCAAATGGTTATGAGTTAAAAAAGGCTTGATAAAATTTAAAATTTGTGGTAAATTTGCTATGGATAGTATTTCTTTAATCATGAGATATTAGTCCTTTCTGTATGTTTTAGTCCAAATAAATTTTACAGAAAAAGAGAGCCAATTGCAAAAGATTTTTTTTAAAATCTGCAATTGGCTTTTTATATAATTATAAGTATTTTATTTTACCCAAAATTATCAACTAAATAATTGTCTTTGCTGATATTATTTTCCTCTAAAAGTGTTTTCATAGTTTTTATGAATTCACCAGTTCCTATAATATAGTAGTGAGCATCATAGATGTCATCTAATTTTTCTTTTAATAAATCTATGTTTATTCTAGGTTGTATACCTGTGAATACAGGATTGTAGTTATAATTTTTAATATTATAGCTTCCTAATCTTTCATGATAAGTTGTTTTAGCTAAAGTTCTATTAGAATAGAATAAGCTAACCTTACCTTGATAATCAATTTTTTCAAGTTCCATAAGCATTGGTATAATTGGTGCAATACCTATACCTGAAATTAAGAAAACAATTTCTTTATCAGAGAATTTAAAACCAAAGCTTCCTGTTGCTTTAGTAACAGTTGCACTGTCTCCTTTTTTCATAGCTAAACATCTTTGTTTAAATTCACTATCACTAGTTCTCATAACAAATCTTAATAGATCTTCATCAGGGTGAGAAGCTATAGATAAAGCTCTAGCAAAGTTTTTATCTTGAGGATCTTCCCCTACATTTAAAAATGTATATTGCCCTATTTTAAATTCATAATCACTTGGTTTAGTGAAAATTAGTTCAATAGTATTTTCTGCAACATCATTTCTTTCAACTAAATTTAAGTCATATATTTTTTTCATAATCCGCCTACCTTTAAAATAATATTTTTTGATTATAACATAAAAAATTGAACTATAAAAGAAAAATTTTTGTAAATGATGTCTACTAATGATAATAACTTAAAAAGAAGTATAGTTCATATAAAGTAGTAAAAGTAAAATATATTTTTTATATAATAAAATTGAAATATTTACTTTACTTTTTTCGTTTTATATAATAAAATTAATAAGTTGATAACACTATATATTGTGTTATTATTTTATTTTTACACAATATATGGAAAATAATGAGTTTAAGGAGTGTTTAGAAATGATTAAAGTTTATGGAAAAGAAAACTGTAGTAAATGTACATCTTTAAAAGGGATATTAACAGACAGAAACATTGAATTTGAATATATTGAAGATGTAAAAACACTTATGATAGTTGCTAGTAAAGCAAGAATTATGAGTGCACCAGTAATAGAATACAATGACACAGTCTACTCAATGGAAGCCTTCTTAAAGGTGATCTAATGACTAACGAGAGAAGAAAGGTTATCAATAGAGATAACATAGTTGAAGATTTAAATATAGAGAAGATAAGAGAAAAGCTTTTAAGAGCCTGTGATGGTTTAGAAGTAAATATGGTTGAGTTAGAAAGTAATATAGATTCAATCTACGAGGAAAATATCACAACTCAAAAGATACAAGCCTCTTTAATAAATACAGCTGTTACTATGACAAGCTTTGAAGAAAGTGACTGGGCTTATGTAGCAGGAAGATTACTGATGATGGAAGCTGAAAGAGAAGTTTACCATTCAAGAAAGTTTTCTTATGGAGATTTTGCTAGGACTATAAAGCATATGGTTGAATTAGGTCTATATGATAAAAGACTACTTACATATACAGAAGAAGAATTAAATCAAATATCTCAACTAATAGATTTAAATAGAGATATGGTTTACGACTATGCTGGTGCAAATATGTTTGTCAATAGATATCTTATCAAATATGATGGGAAAACTTATGAACTACCTCAAGAAACATTCATGGCTATATCTATGATGTTGGCATTAAATGAAAAAGAGGGAGAAACAAGAGTAAATATAGTAAAAGAATTCTATAATGCTCTATCACTTAGAAAATTATCACTAGCAACACCAATACTTGCTAATCTTAGAATACCTAATGGGAACTTATCATCTTGCTTTATAACTGCAATAGATGATAATATAGAATCTATTTTCTATAATATAGACTCAATAGCAAGAATTAGTAAAAATGGTGGAGGAGTAGGTGTAAACGTTTCAAGAATAAGAGCAAAAGGTTCTATGGTAAATGGTTATTACAATGCAAGTGGTGGAGTTGTACCTTGGATTAGAATA from Fusobacterium pseudoperiodonticum carries:
- a CDS encoding glutaredoxin domain-containing protein; the encoded protein is MIKVYGKENCSKCTSLKGILTDRNIEFEYIEDVKTLMIVASKARIMSAPVIEYNDTVYSMEAFLKVI
- a CDS encoding FAD-dependent oxidoreductase; its protein translation is MKKIYDLNLVERNDVAENTIELIFTKPSDYEFKIGQYTFLNVGEDPQDKNFARALSIASHPDEDLLRFVMRTSDSEFKQRCLAMKKGDSATVTKATGSFGFKFSDKEIVFLISGIGIAPIIPMLMELEKIDYQGKVSLFYSNRTLAKTTYHERLGSYNIKNYNYNPVFTGIQPRINIDLLKEKLDDIYDAHYYIIGTGEFIKTMKTLLEENNISKDNYLVDNFG